The genomic segment CCGCGCTCTTCCTGCCGGCCGTCGCCTTCGTCACCATCTGGTGGACGTGCGGCTTCAATATCCTGCTGTTCCTGGCGGGCCTGCGATCGATCTCGCCCGAGATGTACGAGGCTGCCTCCCTCGACAATGCCGGGCGCTGGAAACAGTTCACCCGCATAACCTGGCCGCTGATCTGGCCCGTCACGGCGCTGGTGCTCACCATCCAGCTCATCCTGCAGCTCAAGATCTTCGACCAGGTCTACCTGTTCGTGCAGGGCGGCCGCGCCGATCCATCCATGGTCATGGTGCAGTACATCTACACCACCGCCTTCCAGAAGAGCCAGGGCGGGTATGGCGCCACCATCGCCGTTGCCCTGTTCGTCATCATCATTGCCATGTCGGTGCTTCAGTTCACCGTTCTGCGCGCCCGAGGTGAGAAATGAGCGCCGTGACCGAAGACAACGCCACCGCCATCAGCCAGCGCCAGTTGCGGACCATCAAGGCCTTCGACATCGGCGGCGCCATTCTCGCCATCGTCACCCTGGTCTCGGCGATCATCTGGGCCTTCCCGCTCTACTGGGGCGTGATGACCACCTTCAAGCCCGAGTTCCAGGTGGTCGAGCCGGGCTTCAATCCCTGGCCGCGCACCTTCACGCTCGATGCCTATATCCACATCCTGACCCACACCAATATCGGGCTCTGGTATCTCAATTCCCTTGTGACCTCGCTCGCCGTCACCGTGCTCGTGGTCATCATGGGGGCAGGGGCGGGTTACGCCATCAGCCAGCTCAGCTTCCCGGGCCGCAAGATCCTCTGGTTCATGATCCTGGCCAGCTTCATGGTGCCCATCCAGGCGCTGATCGTGAACCACTTCGTGCTCATGAGCCAGTTCAAGCTCATCAACAACTGGCTGGGCGTCATCCTGCCCCAGCTCATCGTTCCGGTGGTGGTGATCGTCTACAAGCAGTTCTTCGACAGCGTGCCCAAGGAGTTCCGCGAGGCCGCCGTGATGGATTCGGCTAGCGAGTTCCGCATGCTGTTCAAGATCTTCCTGCCCATGAACTGGGGCGTCACCACCGCTCTCGCCATCATCACCTTCATCGGTGCCTGGAATTCCTTCCTCTGGCCGTTCCTCATCACCACCAAGGAAGAGATGATGAACGTCACGGTCGGTATTACCCAGGTCCGTGACTCCTTCGGCGTGCAGTATGCCCGCGAACTGGCTGCCGCCGTTCTGGCCGGCCTGCCGGTGGCCGTGGTCTACCTGATCTTCCAGCGCCGTGTGACGCAGGCCATCATGCTCTCGGCGGGCATCAAGGGCTGATCCCTCCCTGGCCGCGCACCTTCACGCTCGATGCCTATATCCACATCCTGACCCACACCAATATCGGGCTCTGGTATCTCAATTCCCTTGTGACCTCGCTCGCCGTCACCGTGCTCGTGGTCATCATGGGGGCAGGGGCGGGTTACGCCATCAGCCAGCTCAGCTTCCCGGGCCGCAAGGTCCTCTGGTTCATGATCCTGGCCAGCTTCATGGTGCCCATCCAGGCGCTGATCGTGAACCACTTCGTGCTCATGAGCCAGTTCAAGCTCATCAACAACTGGCTGGGCGTCATCCTGCCCCAGCTCATCGTTCCGGTGGTGGTGATCGTCTACAAGCAGTTCTTCGACAGCGTGCCCAAGGAGTTCCGCGAGGCCGCCGTGATGGATTCGGCCAGCGAGTTCCGCATGCTGTTCAAGATCTTCCTGCCCATGAACTGGGGCGTCACCACCGCTCTCGCTATCATCACCTTCATCGGTGCCTGGAATTCCTTCCTCTGGCCGTTCCTCATCACCACCAAGGAAGAGATGATGAACGTCACGGTCGGTATTACCCAGGTCCGTGACTCCTTCGGCGTGCAGTATGCCCGCGAACTGGCTGCCGCCGTTCTGGCCGGCCTGCCGGTGGCCGTGGTCTACCTGATCTTCCAGCGCCGCGTGACGCAGGCCATCATGCTCTCGGCGGGCATCAAGGGCTGATCCCTCGTTCTCCTGCACTGACCCTGGGCCTTGCAACTCCCGGCAAGGCCCTTCTTTTTGCCTAGTCTCCCACCGGCACGAGATAAGGCGGATAGCGGTCCCGGTCGAGCGGGGGCAGGTTGGCGATGCGCGGAACGGTCGTGGTCGAAGCGCGCTTGAGGTGGTGCCGCAAGGCTTCTGCCGCGCCATCGACATCCCCTGCCACCAGCGCGTCGAGCACCGCCAGGTGCTCCTCGAACGCCAGGTGCATGTCGGGGGTCGGGCCATAGCGCTCGAGCGTGTGCCCCGTCGCGATCAGCGAGCGCTGGCTTTCCCTGATGATACGCACCAACTGCCCGTTGGGCGCCGCCTGCACGACGTCGACATGGATGTCCCGCTCGAAATCGTTGAGCTCGGACGGGCTGGCGATGCCCCTGTCGATCAGCGCCTTGAGCCGGTCCCGCGCCGCTACCAGCCGTGCGTGGTTGAGCAGCGGGTAGGCGCTCCGCAGGGCCTCCGGCTCCAGCAACTGCCGGATCTGGTAGTGTTCGGAAACATGCTCGGGCGTCAGCTTGTCGGCAAACCAGCGCGCCTGCTTGTCCTGCCGGATCAGTCCGGCATGCTCGAGCCGCGTCAGGATCACATGGGCGAGCGTGGGGCTGATATTGTGGAACTCGGCCAGCGCCGCCCGGTCCAGCCCGAAGCTGCCGAACGCTACGCATGAGGAGACGGTCGCCTCGACGATGGGATAGATGCGCTCGGCAGCGCCCGAAAACCCGAAGGCATCGCGATCGGCTTCCGAAAGCTCGAGGCCGGCCTCGAACAGGTCCTTGCGGACCGGCGCCACCGGGCGACCGGTATAGGAGACGATCAGCCCGCGCCCGCGGAACCGCAGCACCAGCCATTCGGCCGCCAATTGTTCGAGCGCGATGCGGGCCGGCGTCCGGCTGACGTCCAGCGACTTGGCGATGCTGGCTTCTCCCAGCACGAGACCGTCTGGAAACACGCGCTTTTCGATGTGGCGCCGCAACAGCGCATAGATGGATTGGCTGAGCTGCTTGGGATCGCCCATTCCGTCGGGCAAGTCCAGAACTGCAAGTTCGCTCGTCATCGGCGGGCTCCCGTACCGTCGTGGGGTAACGAACCTAGGCGCTGGAAAGTGGCCCTACAAAGGCGCCTATTGCCGCAACCACCGCCTCGGTTACTCCGGGGTCACCTAGCGAATGGCCTGCGCGCTCGACCACCCGGATTTCACAGCCCGGCCATTTTTGCGCCAGGGCGAAGGAAGTGGCCGGCGGACAGAGCAGATCGAAGCGGCCCTGGACGATCTTTCCGGGTATTTCCGCAAGGTTTCCGGCGCTTTTCAGCAGTTGGCCGGGTTCCATGAAGCAGTCATGGCTGAAGTAATACGCCTCCATGAACGGGGAGGAGGCGAGGGGCGTGGCGGGATTGCCGATGCTTTCGAAGTTGAGGCGACTTGCCGCAGGCGCAACCTCGGACAAAATGCGTTCGGTGTCGTTCCAGGCGCGCGCCGCCGGCCCGTGGATGACCGGATCGGGGTCGAGGATACGCCGCCAGTAGGCATCGAGCGGCTGCGCCCGCTCGCCCTCCGGCAGCACGGAGAGGAAGTCCTGGTAAAGCCCGGGATAGGTCGTCGCCAGTCCGGTGCCGAAAGCCCATTCGAGTTCTGCCCGCGTCCCGAGAAACGTGGCACGCAGCACCAGCCCGCTGACGCGCTCCGGATGCGCCTCCGCATAGGCCAAGGCCAGCGTCGCGCCCCACGAGCCGCCGACCACGAGCCACTTGTCGATGCCCAGCGTCTGCCGGATCAGTTCCATGTCCGCGATGAGATGGGCCGTGGTGTTGGCCGTGCGGCCGCGTCGCGGCGTGCTGCGCCCGGCGCCACGCTGGTCGAACAGCACTGCACGGAACTGGCCCGGGTCGAAGAGCCGCCTGTGGCTCGGCTGGCACCCGCTGCCGGGGCCTCCATGCAGGTACACCGCCGGAATGCCGTCGGCTCGCCCGATGGTCTCTACATAAAGCGCGTGCCCGTCCCCCACCGGCAGCATCATCGTCGTCAGCGGGGTGAAGGGATCGGAATAGCTTCCGTCAGGCGCCATGCGCGTTTTCTTCCGGCTCCAGCGTGCCGCCCGAGAAATTGCGGTAGATGTAGCGGTTGGTGCCCTCTGCCGCTTCCGTCTCGGCGATCTTGAAGATCTTGTCATGGAGCGGGGAGAGCGAGCAAGCCGGGTCGGTATTGCCCGCGCTTCCCGTCAGTGCGAAAGCCTGGCACCGGCACCCGCCGTAATCCTGCTCCTTGAAGGCGCAGCTCTGGCACGGCTCGGGCATCCAGCCGGTGCCGCGATATTTGTTGAACGCGTCCGAGTTCTGCCAGATCCAGGCGATCGAGTGGTTCGAGCGCACGGATTCGAAGTCGAGGTCCGTGATCGTCTCGGCCGCATGGCAGGGCAGGACCTTGCCGGCGGGCGTGATGTTGAAAAACTGCCGCCCCCAGCCGCCCATGCACTTCTTGGGCCGCGTGGCGTAATAGTCCGGGATCACGAAGTCGATCGCCAGGATGCCCTTGAGCCGCTGCTCGGCCTCCTCGACCACCTTGGTCATCTCGTCGATCTGCTCGATCGTGGGCATCAGCGAGGCGCGATTCTTGAGCGCCCAGCCGTAATACTGGACGTTCGCCACCTCGATCCGGTCGGCATCCATGGCAACGGCCATGTCGATGATCTGCGGCAATTGCGCCATGTTCTGCCGGTGCATCACTGCGTTGACCGTCAGCGGCAGTCCGACCTCGCGCGCCCAGCCGGCCGCTTCCAGCTTCTTGGCATGCCCGTTGCGGAACCCGCCGATGCGGTTGGCCAGCACCGGATCGGACGCCTGGAAGCTGATCTGGATATGGGCCAGCCCCGCATCGGCCAGCGCCTCGAGCTTTTCCTTGGTCAGCAGCACGGCCGAGGTGATGAGGTTCGAATAGAGCCCCACATCGCTCGCGTGCTGCACCAGTTCCACCAGGTCCTTGCGCACCGTCGGCTCGCCGCCCGAAAAATGCACCTGCAGCACGCCGATCTCGGCCAGCTCGGTGAGGACCTTTTTCCACTCCTCTGTGGTCAGTTCGTTGCCCGCGCGCTCCATCTCGATGGGGTTGGAGCAATAGCCGCATTGGAGCGGGCAGCGATGGGTCAGCTCCAGCAGCACCGCCAGCGGAATCCCGTACTGTTCGGCAACCGAACGGTTGCCTTCCAGGATCGCCACCCCGTCGCGCGGGTCGGCAAGGGCAGGGCTCGAATGGGTGATCGAAGGGCTCATGACTTCGCCTCCACCAGGAACCCGGACTCGGCCAGGTCCTGCAACATGGCAATGACGTCCGCGCCGATTTCCTCGCGCGGCGCCGTGTACTTCTCGACGAGCAGGTCGATGACGTCCGCCACCGTCCGCTTGCCGTCGCACAACTGCAAGATCTCGACCGCAATCTCGTCGGGGGCCATCACCCGTTCGGGCACCAGCAGCACCCAGCGCTGCCGCGTCTCGTCGAACCGCAGCTTCGCGCCGCGCGCCAGCGTCGGCACGCTGGCCTCGCTCACCCTCATCCGCCGCCGCGCGGCGGGTGCGGCGGCCGTGTTCATTTCGCCTCCGGCACGAAGGCGCCCGGCGGCACGTTGCCTTCCACATAGGCGTGGTAGAGCGCGTCGAGCTGTACCCAGAGCACGTTGGTCTTGAAGATCAGCGCATTGCAGACCAGCGCGCGCTGTTCGGGTGTCCTGGCGTGATCCTTGACATAGGCCAGCGCGAAATTGGCATCGCGCGGAGCCTGTTCCAGCCGGCGCTGGAAATAGGTCATCACGTTCGGGTTGATGAAGTCATAGTGCTTGAGCATTCCCGAAATGCGCTCTTCGTGCAGGTTCGGCGCGAAGAGTTCGGTGAGCGAAGAGGCGATGGCCTCGAGCGGCGAGCGGTCGCGCACGAAGTGCACATAGGCGTCCACCGCAAAGCGCGTGGCGGGGAGGATGCCCTCTGCGGACTCGACATAGTCGGTGTCCAGCCCCAGCCCCTCGGTCAGCTTGATCCAGCGCTCGATGCCGCCTTCCGTATCGAAATTGCCGTCATGGTCCTCGATGCGATGCCGCCATTCGAGCCGGATGTTGCGATCCCGGAACCGCGACAGCACCACCGCGTCCTTGATGGGGATCGAGCTCTGGTAATAGTAGCGGTTGAGCGCCCAGGCCTGCACCTGGCCCTTGTCGAGCTTGCCGCCATGCAGCAGCTTATGGAACGGATGCAGGCTGTGGTAGCGGGTCGCCCCGATGTGCCGGAGCTGCGTTTCCAGCTCTTCCGCCGAGTTGAGTGGGGCATCGGTGGCCACCGAAAAAGCCGTCATGGCCGTCATAGCTTGATCTCCATACCGTCCGACGGAATGAGCCACCCCGCCGCTTCCGCCTCTCGCCGCTCGGGCGAGCCGGGCAGCAGTACGGGATTAGAATTATTGATGTGCAGGAAGACCTTGCGGTCGATTCCTGAATCAGAAAGCGCGGGAATTGCCGCCTCCATGGCGATGTGTCCCATGCGCTGCCCGGTCTTCCTGGAAAGTCCCTGGGCGATCATCTCGTCATCGCTCCAGAGCGTGCCGTCGAAGAACACCAGTTGGGCACCCGCCAGCTTGGCCTCGACCTCAGGCGTCACCCGTGCACAGGCCGCCAGGAACACCAGCTTCTGTCCGCCGGCCTTCTCGCCGATGACGAGGCCCAACGTATCGCCCGGCTGGTCATCGGAAATTCCTTCGAGATACCACGCCCCCTTGCCGGGAGCCTCGAAGGCCTCCACCACCAGTCCCGAGGGGGTGCCGTCCGGCAGCAGTGGTTCGAACGCCGCGTCCGTTTCAATCGGAATCCGTTTCACAAGATCGGGATTCAAC from the Youhaiella tibetensis genome contains:
- a CDS encoding carbohydrate ABC transporter permease, translating into MKAFDIGGAILAIVTLVSAIIWAFPLYWGVMTTFKPEFQVVEPGFNPWPRTFTLDAYIHILTHTNIGLWYLNSLVTSLAVTVLVVIMGAGAGYAISQLSFPGRKILWFMILASFMVPIQALIVNHFVLMSQFKLINNWLGVILPQLIVPVVVIVYKQFFDSVPKEFREAAVMDSASEFRMLFKIFLPMNWGVTTALAIITFIGAWNSFLWPFLITTKEEMMNVTVGITQVRDSFGVQYARELAAAVLAGLPVAVVYLIFQRRVTQAIMLSAGIKG
- a CDS encoding GntR family transcriptional regulator → MTSELAVLDLPDGMGDPKQLSQSIYALLRRHIEKRVFPDGLVLGEASIAKSLDVSRTPARIALEQLAAEWLVLRFRGRGLIVSYTGRPVAPVRKDLFEAGLELSEADRDAFGFSGAAERIYPIVEATVSSCVAFGSFGLDRAALAEFHNISPTLAHVILTRLEHAGLIRQDKQARWFADKLTPEHVSEHYQIRQLLEPEALRSAYPLLNHARLVAARDRLKALIDRGIASPSELNDFERDIHVDVVQAAPNGQLVRIIRESQRSLIATGHTLERYGPTPDMHLAFEEHLAVLDALVAGDVDGAAEALRHHLKRASTTTVPRIANLPPLDRDRYPPYLVPVGD
- the pip gene encoding prolyl aminopeptidase, whose product is MAPDGSYSDPFTPLTTMMLPVGDGHALYVETIGRADGIPAVYLHGGPGSGCQPSHRRLFDPGQFRAVLFDQRGAGRSTPRRGRTANTTAHLIADMELIRQTLGIDKWLVVGGSWGATLALAYAEAHPERVSGLVLRATFLGTRAELEWAFGTGLATTYPGLYQDFLSVLPEGERAQPLDAYWRRILDPDPVIHGPAARAWNDTERILSEVAPAASRLNFESIGNPATPLASSPFMEAYYFSHDCFMEPGQLLKSAGNLAEIPGKIVQGRFDLLCPPATSFALAQKWPGCEIRVVERAGHSLGDPGVTEAVVAAIGAFVGPLSSA
- the pqqE gene encoding pyrroloquinoline quinone biosynthesis protein PqqE; translated protein: MSPSITHSSPALADPRDGVAILEGNRSVAEQYGIPLAVLLELTHRCPLQCGYCSNPIEMERAGNELTTEEWKKVLTELAEIGVLQVHFSGGEPTVRKDLVELVQHASDVGLYSNLITSAVLLTKEKLEALADAGLAHIQISFQASDPVLANRIGGFRNGHAKKLEAAGWAREVGLPLTVNAVMHRQNMAQLPQIIDMAVAMDADRIEVANVQYYGWALKNRASLMPTIEQIDEMTKVVEEAEQRLKGILAIDFVIPDYYATRPKKCMGGWGRQFFNITPAGKVLPCHAAETITDLDFESVRSNHSIAWIWQNSDAFNKYRGTGWMPEPCQSCAFKEQDYGGCRCQAFALTGSAGNTDPACSLSPLHDKIFKIAETEAAEGTNRYIYRNFSGGTLEPEENAHGA
- the pqqD gene encoding pyrroloquinoline quinone biosynthesis peptide chaperone PqqD, translated to MNTAAAPAARRRMRVSEASVPTLARGAKLRFDETRQRWVLLVPERVMAPDEIAVEILQLCDGKRTVADVIDLLVEKYTAPREEIGADVIAMLQDLAESGFLVEAKS
- the pqqC gene encoding pyrroloquinoline-quinone synthase PqqC; the encoded protein is MTAMTAFSVATDAPLNSAEELETQLRHIGATRYHSLHPFHKLLHGGKLDKGQVQAWALNRYYYQSSIPIKDAVVLSRFRDRNIRLEWRHRIEDHDGNFDTEGGIERWIKLTEGLGLDTDYVESAEGILPATRFAVDAYVHFVRDRSPLEAIASSLTELFAPNLHEERISGMLKHYDFINPNVMTYFQRRLEQAPRDANFALAYVKDHARTPEQRALVCNALIFKTNVLWVQLDALYHAYVEGNVPPGAFVPEAK
- the pqqB gene encoding pyrroloquinoline quinone biosynthesis protein PqqB; translated protein: MLRIIVLGAAAGGGVPQWNCGCAVCSAARNGQPELRSTQASVAVSADGEHWFLINASPDIRQQITDNPALHPKGAKLRHSPIAGVILTNGEVDAVAGLLSLREGWPFGVYAHERVHAILKSNSIFNVLNPDLVKRIPIETDAAFEPLLPDGTPSGLVVEAFEAPGKGAWYLEGISDDQPGDTLGLVIGEKAGGQKLVFLAACARVTPEVEAKLAGAQLVFFDGTLWSDDEMIAQGLSRKTGQRMGHIAMEAAIPALSDSGIDRKVFLHINNSNPVLLPGSPERREAEAAGWLIPSDGMEIKL